Proteins encoded together in one Triticum dicoccoides isolate Atlit2015 ecotype Zavitan chromosome 7B, WEW_v2.0, whole genome shotgun sequence window:
- the LOC119341206 gene encoding probable histone H2AXb: MAIAGSGRGKAKPAASAKSVSRSSKAGLQFPVGRVARYLKVGKYAQRVGAGAPVYLAAVLEYLAAETLELAGNAARDNKKNRIVPRHIQLAVRNDEELSRLLGSVTIAAGGVLPSIHTTLLPKKAGKGKGDIGSASQEF; encoded by the exons ATGGCTATTGCCGGCAGTGGGAGGGGCAAGGCGAAGCCCGCCGCCAGCGCCAAGTCCGTGTCACGGTCGTCCAAGGCCGGCCTCCAGTTCCCCGTCGGCCGCGTCGCCCGGTACCTCAAGGTCGGCAAGTACGCGCAGCGCGTCGGCGCCGGCGCCCCCGTCTACCTCGCCGCCGTCCTCGAGTACCTCGCTGCCGAG ACCCTGGAGCTCGCCGGGAACGCGGCGCGCGACAATAAGAAGAACCGGATCGTGCCGCGCCACATCCAGCTGGCGGTGCGCAAcgacgaggagctgagccgtctgctGGGCTCGGTCACCATCGCCGCCGGCGGGGTTCTGCCCAGCATCCACACCACGCTGCTCCCCAAGAAGGCCGGCAAGGGCAAGGGCGACATCGGCTCCGCCTCCCAGGAGTTCTAG